Below is a genomic region from Rosa chinensis cultivar Old Blush chromosome 5, RchiOBHm-V2, whole genome shotgun sequence.
gcgtttgctcagtaaatccatggttgacaacgcactgacgctaattatgcaactccccaaccaagattgccctccttgactggggacttgggggacttgtacctacatgtgccagaacgagcataattagctgtaatgagccacgctcattgtatcgccagaggtaccaactcccaccaaagggatgacgtgcgaaggcacggccaggcaggctaccgcttaagccctgggccgcccccagatcaccgctgacgcaccgccacgcgccgcgtcaagatagcatcagaggCTCCAGacactgggaatcgaagcacatcaatcccacatcggaaacaagaggaagatcagcctcttcctcaactatagaaggttctctcctctctcctcattaattacgcaattactactcatttattgttatgctgtacatatacagtgactgacttaggcatcggagcagtgaagaccgcccaacgcggtctccctctgacgccctgtctatcgtgttgcaagCAAACAGGAACCATCCAATCTTCGgtgtagcggtccgcccaccggacccgcgttaaacaaggaatcggctaccgccggacttgagcattaacacaaGTATTTTGGTTCTTGGAAGCACAAAGCAAAAGTTAGAGTATCGTACTACCATGTGTACTTACTCGGTCCCAACAATAGTCTTTGCATCTCCTTGAGTTTGACCCTTGACAAACAATCTTGCAGtaccaaaatctgcaattttaggGTTCATATCTTCACCTAGCAAAATGTTGCTGAGTTTGAGATCGCAGTGAATAACTCGTATTCGAGAATCTTCATGAAGATAAAGAAGACCACGAACAATTCCTCCTATGATATTGTAACGTGTTTCCCAATCCAAATGTTCATGATTGATATGATctaaaaataattttgttagACAGATGTAATGTGTGGCTGTGTTAATTGTAGTGTATCTTACTTTTATCTAACATATATAAAATCTCAAAGAAATTATAAGTATGAAATTTATATATTGAGGAATAGTGGATAACATACCAAAAATGTAGTGATTAAGGCTTGTATTAGGTACATATTCATAAATGAGGAGCCTTTCCCCTCCTTTTATGC
It encodes:
- the LOC112203551 gene encoding cysteine-rich receptor-like protein kinase 15; amino-acid sequence: MLSKSSKQGDREFKNEVRLLAPLQHRNLVKLVGFCIKGGERLLIYEYVPNTSLNHYIFDHINHEHLDWETRYNIIGGIVRGLLYLHEDSRIRVIHCDLKLSNILLGEDMNPKIADFGTARLFVKGQTQGDAKTIVGTDGYMASEYVNQSRFSVKSDVFSFGVIVLEIVSGQKIGSFWNGDNAEDLLSYVSKNI